The following nucleotide sequence is from Echeneis naucrates chromosome 5, fEcheNa1.1, whole genome shotgun sequence.
ACTTTTCTGGGTTTGTCTCACTCCTACCTGGAAACTGCTGCAGGTCTCGCTGTTAATGAAAAATCACAGAGAACATAGTAGAGCTCAAAGTTCTTCATTTGCTTCTTCAAAATACAAGACTATACACATACAACGGCGTAACTTTGAGTTAGACATTGGGGGGGGTTGAGATTTCCAGGTTTGAGGATACTGAGGCCCCTGTCAGATACGCTGCCCcttaaaactgttttgttttttgtttttttttttcaagtttgaatgtgtgattaagggttagggttagggtttcaatacttttttgaggaataaaagaaaacttgatCAAATTAGTAACataaacttcatttatttaagtttttttcaTAACATGTTTTCCAACTAAAAAATTGAAATagattaatcaattaatcaataatcattgctgttgttgttatgttGTTTCACACACTTTCACTACATGTGAAAGACAAATGTACTTTTTTACTCCACAACATTTCTATTGTTGTTCTTGTTAGTGTAACATTAATGTTCATtgttgtaattgtaattgtttttgtaacacacacacctctgtgtgtgtgctccaggtaagaatatggccacgatgtataatcctcatccgacctggattatttctccataacgatcggctccttcttcattatacatcgtggccgtattattacctgaacacgcattagcttgtatccagagtttggatgtcttctgtggacatcactgacaacaacaaggtcaaactcctcatcactcacagctgaatacaggtctgtctctctgcacacacactcacacattaacaacgagtaatgtcccggtccctgtatgtgttgttgtgtttgaagcggtggagtacttcttctaaatttgcggtcaatacctttgtgcagaaataaagccaacaagttaaataaattcctctgccccccatgtcactgtctctgtgacatgacagcagctgcagccctctcctctctgtctcttcctttctgatggagctaccgaactgtttctgtcaaagataatgttttgtgtcgggctttaatacaagctaggctaatggacgttagcattagagctggacagttagcttacgttacaagctaacagCCCTGTTTCTGACCATTTCTGgtcccagcttcaccgtcaccttttttttttttccatttgttcagaaaatttctaaaccctttattttcttattctcttttccaTTCTGGGGGGCACCTTATCTTACATTATCCCCCATTACTCCTAACCAATGAAGCAATTGGAGCAGGACAGGACCGTGGCCCTCCAGAGACATGTCTGTAGAATCACATCAGACAATAAAGCCAGTTTCCTGTATtttctgatatatatatatatacactggTAATATTTTGACGAAACTACCTTTAATTGTATTGGGATAATATTTGACAGGAGTGTCTGTACTTGTACTGAAGTAGTGACCTTGTGTACTCTGTCCCTCTGGTTGttgggctttctttttttactcctGCTCTTTCCATCACACTGTGTCGCCGTCAGGCTCACTGATGTTTACATGAGGGGAGAGACTCACAGGTCTGAGATGGGGGGGTCTCTATTCCTTCTTCCCTGCTAAACTGAGAGAATCTACCACATTGCCATGTTTATAATACTTAACATTCATTATTGAtcattaaaatgtgacattacGGGGGCTGTTGTGGGTGCTTTGGATTATTTGGTGGGTTGcaacccaacccccccccccctcctcctcataaATTACACCTATGTACATATACATTTACATGTTCATTTACATATATGGATAAATTAATCTCCCAGTTAGGTCAACAATACAGTTCAAGCAGCACAAAGCTGTATTATGATGCTGACGGACAAATGAAGTGTCAGGTCCTGTTCCACATGTACAGCCAAGTGCAGGCCTTCACCTCATTAACGACAGCAtcagacaaaacacactttGATTCCCACTCCAGTTCCTCATTAGCTGGAGTTTGAGCAGAATTAACAATCGCTGAGAACAAGAATCGCTGCTTTAAAATTTGTGGCACAAAAAGGACGCTCGCTCTCAGCTTCATCTGCAGGATAATGTTGTAGTCTTGGCATCAATTCCATCTCAGCTGCatgcaaaaatttaaaaataaaaatggaaacaagaaTAAATATGTCCAAATCCAGAACTTCATATACAGTAGTAGGGGAAGACAGGATAGCAGTTTCTGGGTATGCTGAGAAACATGCGAACTGCGTGAGGCATTTTAAATGACAACTCTGCTGCCAGCTGCTGTGTAGTTGATGAGGGGAGAGTCCTGCTGTTCAGCTAAATCTTGCACTGTGGATATTGTGCAGAGAAGAATTAATAGGACGTGACGGGATAAACAGTCTCCAAGGCCCACTCTTCACTGCTGGcaaggctctttttttttttttttttttttttttttttttttaaagatgaataaAGACATGCATTTGGCGCAAGAATTCACTCTCTCCGGGAAGAAATAATGCAAAGAGATCAACTAGAAGTAACAGAAAAACGCTTCAGTACAGTTGGGTGTATAGAAATAATATTTCCATGATGACAGATGATCCAACAATGTCTGCTTTTTCATGTTTACCGTTCTCTTTACTCTCTCAAGGACACAGCAGGCTAAAAGTggtgtatattttcttaatagATACATCTGCAGATTTTCTTGCAATGAGACATGAGAAGTGATGTGTTAGaggaaaatgaagcaaaatcTCATCTCTTACCTTCTTTCCATAGGTGACTCCCATGTCCTCAGTGTGAGATCTGCACACTTCCTTGCCCCAGAGAGGACAGTCTCATCAATTCATTTGAgggtattgtgtgtgtgtgtgtgtgtgtgtgtgtgtgaatgcataCTCTGGCAGTGAAGAATACCAGATAGAGgaagctgtgctgtgtttggacCAATGATTATGCTCTTAGGGAAGCACCAACCAAGTGGAAGACAAACCCTGGAGATCAGGCCAAAAGGGCTGTGGGGATATTCAGAGCGCAGCAGTTGGTAGAAAAACAACATAGCAAATTTACTCAAATCCTACTTTATTTATGCAGAACAATAAGGTACATGTACTCTCAGTATGTCTGATCTTCTTTTACTTTATACTGctactttttcatatttcagatgGGAATATTGTACTTTCTATCTCACAACTCTAGTTATTGgttaattttaaaattcagaCTTTGCATTCCTACCATTGGCTTGGCTCCGTTTAAAGGAGCTTGATCTAGTTGGCGATCTCTGCCACAGTCAGCAAATCAGGGAGATAATTTACTTTGTAACAGTTGTACTAAGacccagaggtcaaaggtcaccaaAATAAGCAAAGATTTGCACTGTCAGTGTTTCGAATGGTATTCTTTATTTGAGAGTCAGAACACACAAAGAACTTCTGTAGTTTTATGTGTGAAAAATTTGACAGGGCAGAAAAAGGCTTAATTTATAATAACCATCgtaataatgaatgaacttgACATTGTTTTTCCATGGAAGTAGCTAAGTAGCGTTCTTCAGGTCTGTAGTGTCTTCAATCcgtttggttgtgttttttttgggaAACAGCCAGCGACCTCCACCACCTCTGGCCATCCTTCAAAAATGTTGGTTTTTTCATCATTAGCAACATGCTGTCAGGTGAACAGGGAGGAAAACGTTCAGTTTTCCATCAATTATCATGTGTTCTAACTTTTGGCATATTGTAAAAtagatgtgttttctttttttcctgacaaatagaacaaaagaacaaaaagtgcAACGAGCGGGAGCACGAACCTTCTCAAAGAGGCTTTTGTGTTCTGTCCCTGCTTTTCCCGCAAACACCCAGCTGTCTCGTTGTTTTACAGACTTGATCAAAGTGCTTCCCATTCCAACAAATATCTCCCTCATTTCATCTGTCATTCTGCCACAAACGAACAGAGCTGGTCACACTGCGTGATATTAAATAGCTTTAGCAGTTGAATCACTGAGATTTGGACTCACTTTTCTGTCACATCATCAAACGAAGCCACCAAAACAATCCTGCCAGGTTTAATCTCCTTCAGGTACGATAGTATGTCTTCTGGGTCTTTTGTTagcataattaaaaataacaataaaaatcaaCCTAATTTAACAGCTTCAGAAACTTTGAAATAggattgagtttttttttttttttggtgttgtttttaacacaaaaaaacctaCTTCCACTTCTCATATTAAGGTAGCCAGCTTTTTCCACAACTCCACTTTCTCCTGAAATAGAAATTTAATGAAAACTTTACTTGTTAATAAAATCTATCTGCTGCAGAATAACATGAATCGTGATCAGAAACTTGTAAAATTATATTACTACTAATTAGGACTTTATAAGATTGGTTTTTCAGTACATTGAGGCAATGTCAGAGAGTATTTTTCTCACCTTCTATTACCACAATGTTCAGTCCTGGTCCCACATTATTCATAACATGACTCATGATGCTGTTGAGATACCAGCAAGGTTTAATTTCCCTTCAAGACTGTTAATCCAACTTTTCATCCTTGGTTAATTAAGGAATGCGTACATTTTACCAGCAAAACAGATCCTTGGTCCAACAACATTAGCTGCTCCACTCCTGATGTGTAAAGCAACATGGTCAGGTAGGCAAACTTTGGAAACATTGCACTCTGGCCTCTGTGGAACCAcagctaaacaaaaaaagaaaaacaaacccaaacaaacaaaacaaaaatgcagtttgGAATTGTGTAGTGTTACAAATATGAGTTGTAACATTATCGAATGTAACTTGAAAGAGGATTAATCACTCATGTGAGTGGGCCAAAAAAAACCTAACGTCTGTCGTACCTCTTtggagtttttctttcattttatctcTGCCGGAAAGTGCTGAAATAAATGAGAGGAGACAATGTCACATAAAAAGGAAGCAACTGAAGCAGCAAATTAAACTGTAGCTCAGGTTTTAagatcaaatatgaagaaagaaaaaacaaaacaacgctCACCTACAAACTTTTTCTGATCAGATAAGTTGTTGACGATGATCCATGTCATTAGGAGAAAAGCCATTACAGCACCATGGTACAGAACAGCTATCAACCACAAAGATTACATAAATGCAGATTTACAAACACAGAATGGACCATCCgttttttaaatatgttggAAAAGCTCACCTTGATATCTCATATCTGCAACATCAGATCTTTCTGATCCTAAAAGAAGGAGCTGTGGCGAGTCAACTCCCCTGTAATTACCACAGTTAGACCTTGTAGGTCTGGTTAAGCAAAATATATTTACCTTTGTTATATAAAAACGATGTGGCTTCAGATATTCACACACCCACTGGGAACTAGAGCACAATGTTCCCCTTGTTTGCAATGTCAAATATGGGAGGGTGTCCACCAGTAGCGGATACTGTTTTGTGGTGAACAAAAGATTTATGAAGAGCATATTATGTTTGGCTGTTGTGTAAACAAGAACAGGAAACCTGGAGaacaaggagagaaagaggccaTAAATCTCTTATTTCAAActatacatgaaaaaaataagacaaaacattCTGTCGTGCGTCTCAACATTGTCAGCGTgtaacagacacaaacaaacgctccatgaagaagaaataattaaagtagtaatagtagtagAATTTAATCAAATTAGGAACTCATTTATCAAGCAAAGCATTCTCGTAATTTCAATTATTGGAAATAGACGACATAAATAGACTGAAATGGGATTCAGTATTTTGGTGAGGACATAAGGTATTTTAATGCAGCTCTGACTTGAAGGTCACGCTGTTTGCAGAGGATTTAGTGGTTACTGATGTTTAACTACAAGCAGAGGTCTACTCTCATGTTTTCTCAGCATCCGCCCTAATGATCCTGGAACAGCATTGAACTGGTCCTGACAGGTAAACACCCAGTTAGGGATTtctttaattattgtttttttaattaattcatggCTCTGTTTGGCTTTAAAAACCTGATGCAACACCAAAGAGAACCAGCAGAGGGTCTTTGTGCACCGTTTACATGTCAGATAAAATGTGAAGGATTGGGAGAatcaaaggaaaggaaatgagcaGAACAGTAAGTATCcatgttttgttatgtttttgttaagAATGTTCAGTTTGACTGGAATAACAATATAAATTTCAAATTGCTTCCTTCACTCCATTGCACATCTGCTACTGAGAATTGACCAGAATTGTCATAGTTctaaaaatgacagattttcttgCCAGCGCAAGTTTTCATTAgacacaaagaaattaaataaagtgcAATCTAAACACATCAGTCAGTACACAGGACAAACATAATTTATTCTCATCACACGTTTCATAAATGTATGACAAAATTAAAGGTTATAAATATTAGTCATCAGTATCATGCACCCCACCATCAGTAACAGTAAAGCAAACACTTTCATTGGATATCTGAAAATTTTTTAATAATACTTCAGAGTGACAAGAAGAACAGATTGATGACAAAGTGGTTTCACTGCATAATTTTTTAATCCTActaacaataattaaaaaaaaccatcaTGAAATGATATCTGACAATGAGTGATTAATCAGTTTGAGCTGTCGCTGGCATCCTGTGGCACATAATGATGACTCCTTAGCAGGTGGAGTTGCTGTTTTTCGTAATTtttagctgttgttgttgttgtttttgcggCAAAAGTCACTGCCAAAGCGTATCCAGCAGCGTCACTCAATGCAGAACTCCATTTATCTATCAATGGACTCTGAAGGAAATTTATCTTAAGCAGGTGAACGTGAGCATGACATGGGAAATAGATTTCAAAGGGAGCAGGCCAACTAGTAGAttgctgtgtgttggtgagACCAATTTTACCTGTGGGTCAGTTCAAGTGCCTtaaatatctgaaatatcaAATCTCCATGTGATGTTTTCTCATAACATGTATTTGATAGCTGATAGTTGATGTTATTTGGTGATAGCCTGATCGACAATTAAATGTAAAGGTGTACATTACTTTTGAAACAACAAGGGCCAATTCATGACATCTACTACTCTGATAGTGTTTAGGcagtttgatttattattttgagGCATATTTAAGCATATTCAAGTGCAGGCTAAAATACACTAAGTAGATTGTGTttcaacactgaaatgaaatcaatcagTGCATTGTTGATGCTCAGTGAGACCAGGAGCCATTTTTCTTCATGTAACTTTATAAAGACATTGTGAGTGTTATGTGTTATGTACATAAATAGACATCTACAAGATAATAAGCTTTTTTAGTTTGCCGGTCATGAACCTCAACAAAGCTGGGAGATGCAGGAGAGTTATAGAGGCAGGGAAATACTCAGATCCATTTCCCAGACTGCTCGTCTCTTTTCATGCCATTCTTTGCAACATGTGTTTCTTTAAGGTCAGGTTAAGATCAATAAGCATGAAGCATAAAGAGATAATGCTCAAGATAACATGAATGTAAGCCAGATGATCAATGCAAATTCTGAAGCATATTCTGGACTCCAGCTGCAACCGGTTTGCATAAGTATTTAATCGATTGACAAAAAATTTATCCCCAACTATTTAACTACTTCAACCAATTAGATTTTGCTCagcaaaaaaagacacacaaaaaatgatATAATCTTGTCCTCAAATTAAAGCAGAATTTGTTGGTTATATCTAAATCGTTCAGTGACATTGAACACACCAAGTgaatggaaaaataataaaaaattcacaATTATTTCTTTCCGTTCTCCATTGATATGAGATCACTCCAGAAGATCCTGTCACAAGAAAAAGGGACGTTACAAATGGCGTGTGATGTGATGAGGAAGGTTACAGGTGCGTTAACCTGTAGTGTACGACAGATGACAGTGAATGctacaaacagaaaaatcaggAAGCACTGACCTCGTCTGACTCCTCTCCCACTGTGCACAGCCCCCTGTCGCCATCCTCATCTGTCACCGCTGAACTCTGATCCTCCATCCGCCTCAGCAGTGAGTATCTGTATGTCACATCACTGAAATGGAGTTAGAGACGATAGACCCGGTTGATGTGTTTTCACCGCATGGTGCATTTAGACTAAATCTAATTAAGGCTCATTAATAACATTTGCTTACTTGACTGCAAAGCAGTACTTTCGGGTGATCAATATAAGAGCAGCTATCGCCACCGCTGAGACGAAGATGACTGATGCAATAATCCCAGGATGAAGCCTTAACCCAGcctaaaaagagaaatgaatccAATAAGCGCTAACAGTGGGGTAGTTAAAGAGCTCATAAAGCCAACAGCTCAGTTCATGATGTGTTGCTTAGATAAAGAGGAAATACGAGCAGCAGATATGACAGCTGAACAGCGATGTGTTATGGATCAGAGCGGTGTACAACCGAAAAGCTTAACAGCAGGGGTATAAATCTCTGGCAGAGCAGAAGCATTTTTGACAATCACTGATCACTCACATTAAAATTGTGATCGCGAGCATACATCTCTAAAATCGGGGCTATTCGAAAAGATCAGAGGCAGAGTTAGCACTGGAATGTGGGAGCACAAGTCTTGTAGTGATAATTGGGATTCACATGGAGTGTGGCCAAAAAGTAACAATCCAACATCAGCAATTAATCACATGTGAGGAGGTGTCACATATGAAGAACAATGAAACTAAGATAAGCTACAACTGTAGTGGCACGAGTTTAATTACCGTACCGTTCACTTATTTGCATTATTTAGTCTCTGATTAATCAGCATgcatatttttaacatataaagcacTAAACACTTCTATTCAACACCATATTATAAATGTATTCCTCTTTATATTCACATTCCTCGGCCTTTCATTGAATTATTCTCCTGTTCTTTTCTATGACGCTCCCTTGAGTCCATAGTTTTTCGTAAACCATATGATTCTCTGTTACATTACAACAGGTTCAGCATTGGAAAAGTAGCCTTTAATGTTTAGTCGTGTGAAAATGCTTTGCACTGATTCATCAATCCGTTTGCAGTGACATCAGGAACTCAAAGCAAACTACAGCAACAGTGTTATGACGTACGTCAATTGGACTGATGTTTATTCCACTTAGCTGTTAGTGGCATGGCCCTGAAAGTGAAATCAGTTTGTTAAATTGAAGGATTCCACCTTTACCTGAAAAACTGAGCATGGTACTGTCAAATgtactttgaaaaaaaaaaaatgtttgtaagTGCTGGGCTAATCTCATCCCTCAGCTACCTAACCAAGGATACCAACGAGTTCAGATGGGATACACAGGCCATGTTGGTAACAGTCTGATTCATTTCACCATTTCtacattctgtttgttttctgactaATAAAGTAACCACGGGAAGTTAATCTAACTGCAGGAAGGCtttacatgtttatttaccTGTCGTGATGACATCCTGATGACGCTCAGCCTGGTCGGGTCATTTCATCGTGTCCTCAAAGACCTCCGTacattcttcttcctccagTTAAAGGCCCAACTTagttaaaataatacattttagtATTTTCTCTCTGACCGCCCCAACAACGGACCGGACGCCATTGTTGTTTACTTCCGCACCTCACCTGTTGCGGCCGCTTTTCCACGCCCACTTTCAGGACACACCACGTGACGGCTGATGTGAGGGGTCACGTGATTTTCCAGCCAGAGCGTTTGGAAACGGAGAAAACGCTGCAGAAAAAAGGACGGGCAAAAATATaataagatgaataaaaaataaatataaacaaatctgAAAGTGGGTGTGGAAACAGATGAGATCCGTTTGGTCCGTGGTGGGTGCggtcagaaaacaacaacactgatttGAATGTGTCAGTTTAACTGCCCCCACCAACCCAGCATGTTGGGGCTTTAACTTGAAGAAGAATGTCCTGAGCTCTTTGAGGACCAGGATGTCATCACAACAGGTAAATTAACATTTAAGGCTCTCCTTCCTGTGGCACAGTATCAGTCTGCAGCCACCAAAGGCCTCATTGTTTCAGAAAAATCTACTCCACGTATCCAGCATTTGATCAACAGAGATCTAGGACCAGTTTTTGTTGAtatacaaattattttgaaaccaAAGCCCTGGCTTGTAGACCCAAGGTTTTGATCAGACAGCATAAATTTTAGTGTAATTGGAAAACACGCTTTATAGGACTGTTAATGAGCTCTTGTTTGTTGAACACCACTCAGAAGCTGGCTTGCTCGCATAATTAGCACATTTCTTTGTCTATTTGGGCTGACTGAGGGGTCAGTCATGGCTCTAGTTGaagtattgttttattataaCTGGAGGGAATCACAATGTGATAAATGCATGGTGATAATTCatccttttgtttcatttttggcCTTTACTGGGAAGCAACAACTCATCTCAGGCTATAAATGATGAATCAGTCTTGTATCAGCTGCTCATCAGGTGTGATCAGTGTTTTGGCGAGACTGATGAAAAGACCTGGCAGCCCCACCAGCTCCCCCATCTGTTGTGACTGCTGGCGGCGTTTACAGGccataaacccccccccccccccccccccacccaccgccaaaaaaaaaaaaaaaaaagcagcacaaaatacaaaacacataGCTACAGGTTCATTTGTGAATTCAATTATTAAAACAAGAGAATTGTAGAAGAGAAATTGACTCTTTATGGTCTATTAAACACAGGTGAGTGTAGCTTTATCTGACTGTGGCAGCTAATTaaacacaaaggaaacacaAGACGGAAAAACCACAACCGCAGAGGTTTCAGGCTGAATTTATATACAACAATATGTATGCACAGGCATCAATGGTGAAAATATGATAAAGGACAGAATAACCTTCTGCTGTAGGATTTGCCTAgaaattttaaatgacaaaaatcttCTGAATGAAAGGAAGCTCTGGGAAAGTCTATGAGAGGGGTTACTGGTAAAGACTGAAAAGACTTTTTGCCATCAGCTGtgcttgcttttatttttgttttattgattcCCACTTCCttgcacatttacattaaaattcGCATAATGACACAAAGCTTCTTGTTCTCACCAAAAAGCATAAAAGGTTTTGGTGAATGGGATATtcagtaaaaaagaagaaaataaatataaatcctGAAGGCATTTAACCACATTCAGTCACATGTGATTTATTAATTCCGATTCTCTTGAGCTTTGATTCAAGCTAGTTCATAGTATTTCCCTGTTTGTGGATCAAAGTAGCATTTCAGGCAAGGATCATAGAAGAGATTCAAATACTCTTCATCGTTTCCCTCTTCATTCACAGGCTCTTCCTCGCctgaaaaaaatttaagaaagTCACTCATTTATGAAGTAAATGTTAAACTACAGTGTAATCTGATGTAAGTTCAAAAGCATTTCAAGTACATTCAGTTTACACAGGTAAAACTGCTCCACTGTAATTtgtgcattgcattttttttaagtccagTTTTGTCTATCACGTgattctgaaataaaatgaaatcgTTGCTAGTGAGGTGACCTTGAGACTGGAGGTGGATTTAGAAGTTTCCTGTCAgagccatttttttcctctcatcaaTCAAGACCTGGGACACCAAGACCCAGTACAACATTATGAAGCTGTAAAGAGATTCCCTCTAATCCCCACTACTTTAAAGCATGAGAATTTAGCTGTTAAACTGACAGGCAGTTAAATGCTAAAAAGGTTATGGAATGCTCGAAGAGGAACATTTTATCTTATCAGAACTTCGGTGATGATAATGAAAACTAATTATAAGACACATTGTGTAAGaggttttaaaatgatgttgTAAACTGGAAAGGTTTCATCAATTAACCTTGTCGATGTGTCTAGGGGGTACGGGCCTGTAATGAGCCTGTCTCTTCTGACCTATGGAGTTATGTGGAGGACAGAGAGCTCCActctcttgtgtttttcacTCTTAATTAGGTGCAGTTTCACACGCTTTCCCATCTCGCTTTGTGCAGTCTTTGGCAGACACTTCCATGATGTTGTAAGCTCTGTCACTACTGAGTGTTTCCATTTCTGGTGTGCATCTGTGCAATTAGTGCGGTTAATCTTAAAACACAGTATTGTTTGCCATTTTCTGGACGTCAAAAGACACACGAGGGGATGTGGAAGCAAAAGCACTAAAACCAAGGTTATTGTACCTCCGACttgattttctctgttgttCCGTGTGTTCGCTGACCTTCTCTGCTGGCTGGGAGGCATAATAGGAGGGCTGAGCACGTCCATCCACTCCCTAGGGAAC
It contains:
- the LOC115043599 gene encoding protein FAM3C isoform X1, with protein sequence MLFINLLFTTKQYPLLVDTLPYLTLQTRGTLCSSSQWVCEYLKPHRFYITKVNIFCLTRPTRSNCGNYRGVDSPQLLLLGSERSDVADMRYQAVLYHGAVMAFLLMTWIIVNNLSDQKKFVALSGRDKMKEKLQRAVVPQRPECNVSKVCLPDHVALHIRSGAANVVGPRICFAGKIIMSHVMNNVGPGLNIVVIEGESGVVEKAGYLNMRSGNPEDILSYLKEIKPGRIVLVASFDDVTEKMTDEMREIFVGMGSTLIKSVKQRDSWVFAGKAGTEHKSLFEKHVANDEKTNIFEGWPEVVEVAGCFPKKTQPNGLKTLQT
- the LOC115043599 gene encoding protein FAM3C isoform X2, which translates into the protein MLFINLLFTTKQYPLLVDTLPYLTLQTRGTLCSSSQWVCEYLKPHRFYITKVNIFCLTRPTRSNCGNYRGVDSPQLLLLGSERSDVADMRYQAVLYHGAVMAFLLMTWIIVNNLSDQKKFVALSGRDKMKEKLQRAVVPQRPECNVSKVCLPDHVALHIRSGAANVVGPRICFAGKIIMSHVMNNVGPGLNIVVIEGESGVVEKAGYLNMRSGNPEDILSYLKEIKPGRIVLVASFDDVTEKMTDEMREIFVGMGSTLIKSVKQRDSWVFAGKAGTEHKSLFEKDGQRWWRSLAVSQKKHNQTD